One genomic region from Pogoniulus pusillus isolate bPogPus1 chromosome 40, bPogPus1.pri, whole genome shotgun sequence encodes:
- the LOC135191765 gene encoding keratin, type I cytoskeletal 14-like translates to MSCSIKRTSSTSYRSGGAACGGGGGRSSSASCRRYAASCYGGGSYGGSGGSMGYGGGMSAGSMAGGLCGGIGGGIGGGIGGGIGGGIGGSFGGGIGGGFGGGIGGGFGGDLLLSGNEKVTMQNLNDRLAAYLDKVRRLEEENAQLEQHIREWYRKQAPAAAKDYSPYYQAIEQLQNQIIAATVDNNKMILEIDNSRMTADDFRMKYENELVMSQTVEVDINGLRNVLDDLTRTRSGLESELESLKEELMTLKRNHEEEMRQLKAQTGGDVCVEVNAAPGQDLTKMLNDMRHEYEDIIQRNRKEVEQWYESKIEEVNRQVTSSSQDIQSSNQQLTELRREMQNLEIELQAQLSTKSSLENSLAETESRYSCLLQQLQCQINSVEEELASIRCEMESQSQEYKMLLGIKTRLEQEIAQYRALLQEGQQDIVSCQGGGTSHCYSSSSYCHGQSSDKSGQSKVC, encoded by the exons ATGAGCTGCAGCATCAAGAgaacctccagcacctcctacAGGAGCGGTGGAGCTGCCTGCGGGGGAGGTGGCGGCAGGAGCTCCTCAGCGTCCTGCCGGCGCTACGCCGCCTCCTGCTATGGGGGTGGCAGCTACGGGGGGTCAGGGGGCAGCATGGGCTACGGAGGGGGCATGAGCGCTGGCAGCATGGCAGGAGGCCTCTGCGGTGGCATAGGAGGAGGTATTGGCGGTGGCATAGGAGGAGGTATTGGCGGTGGCATAGGAGGAAGCTTTGGTGGTGGCATAGGAGGAGGCTTTGGCGGTGGCATAGGAGGAGGCTTTGGTGGGGACCTGCTGCTGAGCGGCAACGAGAAGGTGACGATGCAGAACCTCAACGACCGCCTGGCAGCCTACCTGGACAAGGTGCGgcggctggaggaggagaacgcgcagctggagcagcacatCCGAGAGTGGTACAGGAAGcaggcccctgctgctgccaaggacTACAGCCCCTACTACCAGGCCATCGAGCAGCTGCAGAACCAG ATCATTGCTGCCACCGTGGACAACAACAAAATGATCCTGGAGATCGACAACAGCAGGATGACAGCCGACGACTTCCGCATGAA gtACGAGAACGAGTTGGTCATGTCCCAGACCGTGGAGGTTGACATCAATGGCCTGAGGAACGTCCTGGACGACCTCACTCGCACTCGCTCCGGACTGGAATCTGAGCTGGAGTCCCTGAAGGAGGAACTGATGACCCTCAAGAGAAACCATGAGGAG gaaaTGAGGCAGCTGAAGGCTCAGACTGGTGGTGATGTGTGTGTGGAGGTCAatgctgctcctgggcaggaTCTGACCAAGATGCTGAACGACATGAGGCATGAGTATGAGGACATCATCCAGAGGAACCGCAAGGAGGTGGAGCAGTGGTATGAATCAAAG ATCGAGGAGGTCAATCGCCAGGTCACCTCCAGCAGCCAGGACATCCAGAGCAGCAACCAGCAGCTGACCGAGCTCAGGCGTGAGATGCAGAACCTGGAGATCgagctgcaggctcagctcagcacc AAAAGCTCCCTGGAGAACTCCTTGGCAGAGACCGAGTCCCgctacagctgcctgctgcagcagctgcagtgccagatTAACTCGGTGGAGGAGGAGCTGGCCAGCATCCGCTGCGAGATGGAGAGCCAGAGCCAGGAGTACAAGATGCTGCTGGGCATCAAGACCCGCCTGGAGCAGGAGATCGCCCAGTACcgggcactgctgcaggaggggcagcaggacATCGT GTCATGCCAAGGAGGGGGAACGTCCCACTGCTATTCCTCCTCTTCCTACTGTCATGGGCAGTCCAGTGACAAGTCAG GACAATCCAAGGTGTGTTAA